AATCTTTTTACTGAAAAAATTAAAGTGTAGGAAGTTGATGAATTCATAATCGGGCTTCCAAAATCCGGAGATGGCAAGGAGACGCCGCAATCGAACAAAGTTCGGAGTGTTGCAGGGAGGCTAGCTGTTCGAGCTGCTTACAGGTTAATTACTTTCATAATTTTCTCTTGGCTCACATTTGAAGGGCTCGTGTGTTTGTGGAGCTACTTCACTTGAGAGCTGAGAAGCATATTTTGCTACATTGAGTCAGTCTCAAATCTGAACTgagttttctttttattattttcgaAATGAAGGGGATGGAGAGTGTACCTGCTGGATGAGCACGGGACTACACAAGAAGCTGTTGACAGAATGATTAACATGTATTCTCTCATTCTTTACTTTTACAAATCGAAAGTTTATAAAATGTCATTTGAAATTTATAAGTAAAATTGCTCAAAATATCTATAGGGGTCTCACCGAGTCTGCTCGCCAAAACAATAGCGATGCCTATGCTGCCATGGTATGCAATCCCTTTTAATGTgcttcatgtattttttattttttttggtttcTGCTACACTTAATATTTTCTCATATGGCTGTTGGGGAGTAACAGATGGTGTTAGAGAGATATTTTTCTATGTCAGGCGAGGGAACTGAACTTGTACTCCCAAAGAATGTGGATCTACAAGAAAGATTGCGAAGAGGTCCACCTAAGGACATCGATTATTTCCCCGAAGAATACTAGAATTGACACTTTTCTTCTTGTGAAAATTATTTGGAAAACTTCAGTTTTAGAATATATACAGGCCttcattgttttcattatttcaatGTTATACAACTGCACAAAATCGTTCACTTATGGCAAGTGTGTAATGACTGAGTATATTGTAATATCAAAGCACTACTCATCGGCTACATGGAAACAAAAACAGTCAATGAGACCAAGAAAATGGTCGAATATATAAATGGAATATATATAAAACTGGTACAATACTCGGTAACAATGGCTCGTGGAGATGTTAGGGACCGGAATTGTTGGAGTCCATTCATGGAAAGCATTCCGGTGACATTCTTGGCACTCTGTAAGCCAAATTTATAGATTGTTCTTTCTTCCTCCGGAGACGGTAGCAGCAGCCTCCCCCAAGCTTTTTTGAAGTTGCCAAGTTTAGGGTATACAGCTCCTTAATCATCCTATGATTAATGCCATTCATCTGAGCCATCTCCAATGGTAACTTCAAATTCACTTTTACATTATTTTGAAGCCAACATTCTTCTCCAACCAAATTTGAACTCTATCTCCAAAATAAAGAATTGTAAAAGGTGGTTTATCATAAAAtgattattttgtaaaataattatcgtttaaatatttttattaatattaataattatgtaaattaataattatttattacttAAATtgattaatgattttttttattaataattgttaTCCCTATTTTCCACCTGTGACACGTGGCATGATCCAATGGGTCTGTGGGCCCTCTTGAGAGGTCCGGGCCCATCATGAACCTGGTGAACGAGTAAAGATGAAACCCCACATAGCCCAAGCATCATCGAGCCCAACAACATTCAATGAGCGTGAGCATAACAAAGGAACCAGGACTAATATGCAGGCCCAACTTATCTTCTCGACCCTGACCAACCTACATCCTCCGAGGTGCCAATTAAGGTGGCAGACTAACTAGTTGATGGAGATAgactgtgacagtcaaaatcccgtgatccgtaaggggaaagaccgggtaagctgtgcaatcccataCCGCTTGGGGaaagtcaagtgtgatgattctaagactgtgtaggtatgagactacacatttgaagagggcttaaatggattgatgggtactacctatatcaacaagatgcatcttcttttcggtagcccatcacttgagaactccaaagttaagcgtgcttgacctggggtaatgtagggatgggtgacctcctgggaagttttcctaggaagcatgcgagtgaggacaaagcacgctgaaaaagacttgtgttggtttgtagggccagtcgtcattccagaaagcagccatagtgacatggaacgtcacaaatggtatcagagccttgacccagccggaagtgtggccgatggggacgtcgggcccgtaaaggggggtgattgtgatagtcagaatctcgtgatccgtaaggggaaagaccgggtaagctgtgcaatcccacaccgcctggggaaggtcaagtgtgatgattctaagactatgtaggtatgggactacacagttgaagagagcttaaatgaattgatgggtactacctatatcaacaagatgcatcttcttttcgatagcccatcacttgagaactccaaagttgagtgtgcttgacctggggtaatctagggatgggtgacctcctaggaagttttcctagaaagcatgtgagtgaggacaaaacatgctgaaaaagactcgtgttggtttgtagggccagtcgtcattccagaaagcagccatagtgacgtgagaCGTCACATagaccttatcaagaatccaGGGGAGATACTCAGTGTCACGATGTCCATCTTGGCAAATGAATCTGAGTCCTGGTGAACAAACCAGGACTCCGGTAAGTgaaccgggacattagtaaacgaacccggaccagACTTCCGGATAGGGCAAGCCTAGCTAGCCCCAATGCTGATCTGTCCCCATGAAATccggaagttggtctcctcaaataacctgcagaagagggtacgcacggaacgtacactgttcctaagaaacagtactgccactactctgacaaatCCTGTCCcaaggatccccttagaagcccacgcggtcCAGTCTGAGATAATGTACaatgggcagctgtaaggcttgtTCATGCCTGAGCTAGCCCAATGGACCCAAATtaactacattttattatgtaatattctttgtattatggctccattagcaaGCAAACtgtaattacatccctattgggtcTGGATTAATTCGGCCCAAGCCCATTGCCTATAAATAagaccagttgtgcactgtaccCAAGCCCATTGCCTATAAATAagaccagttgtgcactgtagcagggatcgtagattttctcttgtaagcaaatactctgctaaaacttgtagaaaacacCATTGTCATAACTCTCTAAAGTCTAatactattgactcgtggactaagactcattaacgccccaaccacgtaaaaactctgaTTGTTCATCCCTAATTCTTTCTTTTCAACTTTTACTTTTTAATATCtctctagtttccgaaaaactcggtaaacaataatgATTAAGAAGAGTATTTTTTAAGTAAAATTTGAAGTAATTGATTGGAGATGAAATAACAATTTCATGtgataaaagtgataaaataaagTTGAAGTAAATTTAAAATAGAGTTTAAGTTGGAGATGGTCTTAGATGAAAATAATTTGTTGACACTAATTAAAATATTTCCATAAATATCATGTTTAGAACGAAAtgcaaaattaattataaattttttgtAGTGTAATAACTAAGAATAGCAAAAGGAGTAATCCATAATATGATTTAATTAGTTTTCCCCAAAAAAATCATTCCCTAGTAAcaaaattaagattatgtttcTAATCTTTTTGTCGTTTGAATTACGAAAACAATTAAATTTAGGagaaattagtaaaaaattaccTGACCTCATTTTTTATCGATTTTGTACTCTgatttacttttgataattttttgcaaaatgacctttGTCTAAAATTTGATAAGTTGTCAAAAAATTTcaactagttattttaatttttcaacCACCTGTTTAAATTTTCGACTTGCTGTTTAAATTATGAAAGagcattttgcaaaaaattattaaaactaagctagaaagatcattttgcaaataattattaaaactaagctagaatgcaaaatgactttaaaaaatatgtcattttgcCAAGTAACCCTTAAATTTAGCACATGATAATAATGAATATTAGATTAACTTGACTATTTCCAAAATACGCTGCCTAATACTTACAAGATTTGGAACatcaatcacatatatatatatatatatatatatatatatataaataactttCCAAAGTGTTTGATGCTAATAGTTCATGGAGTATACTATTTATTATTAAAACTTGGTCTTtaaaatttctatttttttatggttaaattatttaatttttaacttCTTAACCTTTTTTTAATAGAAGTTAAATTTTTCACagaataagaaagaaagaaaacttgacatttgaggttggttcaaGAAGTTGGATGTGTGAGTGAGTGTGTGGGAGAGAGATTTCTTAGCCTCCATAATGTATAAAATGATTAAGTGAAAAAAatgtaaattaataattaaattttctGAAACACATTTCAATTGATTGTAGATGATCATTAGCAGAAGCTATTTTTTACCTtgtaaataattcaatttttagtGTAGAAATGATAAGATTgttagaaaattaaaaataaaagctTGAAGCGGGCTATTAGCTTTTCATCCGTAGAGCTCCTGCTGTAAAGTTGTGGTCCCTTGTGTACAATTCGGTTACAGAATTTATTAGAATACACCATGCATGCATGGAATATGTCCTAGAATATGGTCAGGCTCAGGCACGTCCATAATCTCATTAATGATAAGCTGAGGAGGTTATTCGTCTTTTATCAATATTCCTTCTGCATTTCCAATACGCACTATGTGCCTAGAAAGAAAGAGTCAAGGACCACTCTGAGACACTCACTCCATTCCATCATAGCAAAATCGCTGCTGAGCAAGCCCAGTTATTATAATGAGCGTCGAATGATTAACATGTAATCTCATTCTTTACTTTCACAAATCGAAAGTTTAAAATGTCATTTGATATTGCTCAAAATATCAATAGGGGCTTCACCTTCACCGAGTCTGCTCACCAAAACAATAGCGATGCCTATGCTGCCATCATGGTATGGAGTCTATATCAGGCGAGGGAGCTGAACTCGAACTCCCAAAGAACGTGGATCTACAAGAAAGACTGCGAAGAAGTCCACCCAAGGACATCCACTTTTTCCCTTAAGAATACTAGAATTGACACTTCTTTTTGTGAAAATTATTTGGAAAACTGCACTTGGAATATGCAGGCCTTCGCTGTCTTTATTATTATAATGTTATACAACTGCACAAAATCGTTCACTTATGGCAAGATTGCAATGGTTGAGTGTTATTTGTAATATCATAGCACTACTCGTCGGCTACATCGAAACGAAACAGTTAATGAGACCAAGAAAATTGtagaatatttatatatataccggAATACATATAGAACTGGTACGAGGACTCCGTAACAATGACTCGTCGAGTTGTACGATTCTTCAGATGTTAAGAACCGGCATTGTTGGAGTATTCATGGAAAGCATTCCGGTTACATCCTTGGCACTCTGTAATCTCCGACGTTACAGATTGCCCTTTCTTCTGCCAGAAACCATAGCCGCAGGTTCCCCAAGCTTATTTGAAGTTGCCAAGTTCAGGGTATTCAGCTCCTTAATCATCATATGATTAATGCCATTCATCTATGTATCACAACCACAGATAAAAACATGGTTAAAGAGTCGAAATGGTGTAATTAGTAAATCTTGTGCAAGTATTACGGCCAAACCTTCTATCGGTAATTCCTGCCGCATTCTGAACTTGCAGGCATTTTACCATGCTAAATTCATAGTTGAGCCCTACAACAGAAATCAACACACAGTCAGCCTACAGCAAGGGTATTTTCCCGTAACATATGAATGAATCGTATTTTTGTGGGGTGGTAAAATTTGTAGGTGAAAATGCTGGGTATGCTATGAGCTATCACTTGCATTAAAGAAAGATTATTATGCAGGcaaaacataataataaaaaCGACAAACTCTAAAAAGTCTAATTTTATGAGGAATTTTAAATGGAGCACGTTCAATCATGCTTCAATTGACACCTAAGATGACTCCTCAATTCTGAAAAGAAGTAACATCAGAACCATGTTGCCTCAAAATACAGCACACAGCCGGGGAGTTCCCAAGTTATGTGCTAGGAATTCAATATGCATAAAAGTTTTATAAAGTAATGACAccaccataaatatatatatacatataaatatatataaattaccaAGGAATTTTATTTGAAGGATGCATTCCTTCTGACTTCCACTTGTAATGAATATCTGAATTTGTTATTTATATGCATGGAAATAGATCGATACTTGGTAATGATTTCTACTAGTAATATACAAGAATTCAGTAATGCATCAACATCGTCGTTGGAAAAGAACCAGAGTTCATACCCACGATTTATTCCCATTTCTACTCAAGATAAAATGTGAACTTTATTAGGTCGCACACGTTGAGAAATCTATCCCAGCTTGCAGCAAATTAGTTTTGGTCATCCATTCTTCCACAAGTTTGCATTTTGCTTGAAACCATGTAGCTACGTAGCTAACAAAGGAAGCCGAATATTCAAGTCAAATCTGTACCCAAGCAAGGAGCCCAGTTGCCAGCAAACTGAGTTCATGTCTCAACTGAAAAAAAgtgaaaaaggaaaagagagacgCTAATATGCAGATTGTAATAATGATGAACAACACAGCTATTTAACTCTACCTAAGTTAGACATAGAACATTAAGCAAGCCACCACTACTTTGGTTCTGTTCTGCTCAGAAAAAACAGGACTCCACCATGAAAAGGAGGGTGGTGTTCCAGTGAATTTCTCAACTTTCTTCTAATCAAATGTTTTCAGTCTTCTTCAaaacagagagagagagtgtttgaGAGAGTGGTGACGTGAAAGAAAGttgataattataataataataataaataaataaacactaGTAGGAAAGACATTGAAAGAATACCTTATAACACAAAGAAGAATCATTCATACACAAAGAACCTTACGATAAATCAATGCTTGGTATAATTTTTGGAAGCAGTCTACAGGAGGGTTTTGAACAcgaatcatcatcatcatcatcggaTAGGGAAGCAAGTTCCTTCTCCAAAATAATATAGGCATCTGAAAATGCCTACATCACATATTACCATTGGATGtcaaatatacacataaatatatacaCATGTATCTATCTACTTACGAAGATAGCAACAAGAACGTACACACTGACACTGAAAAATAGCTCTTGTAAATGTCAAATACTCTTTACACTTGATTAGTAAATTCAAAGTTATTGTGAAAGTCAACCAACAGAGCTTTTACTGTCTTTGCTCTAAATAAGACAATAGCAAGATAATAAAACTGAACAAAGACCAGATGATTACCTTAATACATTGGTGAATCCTAAAGCAATTTCTTCCCACATTATTAGTTGGAAAAAGGGGATCGTCAATGTGTATTGGATCAATGCTACAACATAAAGTACATCATCAAGATATAATAAGAAATTGAGGGAATTCATAACAATATCTACTCATTAAAGAAAGTGAAAGATAATAGCATTACCTACAACCTCTTTCCCTTTTGATATAAATTCCACTTCCCCGAACTGAGATTCGCATTTGACGTGGATCAAATACATTCCTGGaaaataaaacttaaaacatAAATACAAATATAAATGCTTAAAGCATACAGTTACAAACAATTTTTAAATAACAATGTTGTCATGTTTTTACCAGACACGtggcaattaggagtaattaacAACAAGACAAGATATGATATTCTTGAAGTGTGAACTCTTCATAGTACCCCAAACGAGCCAGACACAGATGTCTCCAAGGGAGGTCACCCCCGAGGTCAGTCCTTAGGGTGTGGCTGCACGTTTCTCCATGTCAGGCGGCGTAGTGTAAAATGCTGATTGTCGAGTGTACAACTCGAGACGATCTTCTGGTGGCTCATATTCGCAGTGACCTACACCTGGCAGCTATCCCGAGGACAAAGTCCTAGACTTGGAGGACAGCTGACTGAAGAAGGCACGACGACCCTAAAATGATCCTCAGGGCATGGCTTCACCTGGAGACATCCACACCTCAAAGACCGACCTCGGGGGTGGCCTCCCTTAGAGACATACATGTTTGGCCGATTCGGGGTATCTAGAGTTCACACTCCGAGGACATCATCTCTTGTCGTGAACTACTCTTAATTGCCACATGTATGGTAGGCTCGGGCTCTGGAGTGCCACTCATCTCCAGACTGGTACAACCCTGCCATTGCACCAGTCCTATGTCGACTTCCTCAAATTTATCGGCATAGCTCCTTTCCAGCTGTCCCTAAATGGATATCGGGTGCTGGCCAGGCTTTACGTTCTGTATAGGAGAAAGAACTGGCTCGCACCTTCCCTAGTTGAGATATTGTATGTTTACAGCTTTTGGCAGTGTCCGAGAAAGGGGGACCAGGATGGGTACTACACTCTGATGAAGCACACATTCCAAGAGATGAGATACAAGGCTCCGGGTGGCAACAAGAAGCACGCTCAGGGCTACTTCTTCTTGACAAGTAGTTTCCTAACGAGGACCAATCCCACCATGTTCCTAGACTTCGCTAGAGTTGGTAAGTGTTTTTGTCCTCGAGTCGTTTCAAGACTAAGGATCAATTACGAGCGGAGCACTATTAGACAAAACGACTCGATGATAAAAACACTTACCAACCCTAGCGAAGTTCAGGAGCAGGGTGGGATTGGTCCTCATCAGGAAACCACTTGCCCAGAAGAAGTGGTCCTTGTAGTCCCGAACGTGGTTTTCGTTGCCACCTGGAACCTTGTGTCTCATCCCTTGGAACGTGTGCTTCATCAGGGTGTAGTACCTGTCCTGGTTCCCCTTCCTCGAACGCTGCCGAAAGATGTAGACATACAATATCTCAGCTTGGGAAGGTGCAGGTGCAGGCCAATTTCTGTCTCCTATACAGAATGTAGAGCCCGACCTGCACCCAATATCCATTCGAGGACAGTTGGAAAAAAGTTATGACGATGAACTTGAGGAAGTCGACATAGTACTTATGCAATGGCAGGGTTGCACCAGCCTGGAGATGAGAGACActattgaagcttgctcaaataagcttcaagctcactaaataccagaGACTTGTAAAATAAGGCTCTTTTATAGCATGAACTCTTATCGATTTATTAACAACAAGTAGATCTACGCCAGGGGAATTAGTAATGTGTCGGGGGAATTAGCATGAACCACGTGAAATCCTTATTCTATTttccattattttctttaaactctcgGATTAGGTTGATATcaaaaaatgcagtcaacaaacaataccaattaattaaatatcataTAAAAGGAAAGATGATCTCCACCATCAACAACTTAcccaaagaaataaagaaaatccATTAGAAGGCTTCCAAAGTTCTGAGAGATAATACAAGTAATAGTTAGACAAGCATGGAAAACATAGATTCAAAGAAAATAACTTGACCAATTGAAACAGTAATATCTATCATTAACTCAAAAATAAAAGGGCTAATTTTTCGAAATAAATAAATAGCTAATTTTTGGGGATATAAGTATAAATTGACTAGGTCCAGtcaaataaatatgatttagtaAGTTCAGTATATTGTGTGGTTTGGTTTACATATAATCTAAATAGGAAATAGTTCTTAGATTCCATTTCTATTTGCTGTCTATGACCAATAAAAACATCATAAGAAGACTAACAAGAGAAAAGTAACTTCCCCCGTAAGCAAAAGATATTGCCAAAcaatctctttttttttaaaaaaaaatcagcttACTTGGTTGATAGGTCGGCCAAGATGATGTTCATGTTGAAGAAAACGTGTAATTAGCAAACTCTGTCAAAAAAAGAATATTAATAAATACATGAAGGAAAAAGCTACTTTCAATAGCTAAAAAATAAGTAGAATTATTACATTAACTGGTTTTCAGATCAATCACTCAAAGCAGTTCTTAAAGTTCAAGGTCCATCCATTTAACAGGATAAACCTCAAGAAAATATTTTAGGAATAGTTGTGATCAGTTTATAGTACTTCTAAGTTGGAACACCACAAATAAAACACTTTCTCTTGAAAAACTGGATTTGCAATAAAGGTACTCATCATTAAGCCGACTAGCTGTGCAGTTGGGGCTGCCTCACATTCTGCTTTTATCCGAAAGAATTTTGAAAGGGACTTTTACAGGGGTGATCATATATGAATTCCTAAGCTGATCACAAAAGCTGCAATTTTAGCAACTTGCTGTGTGTTTATGACCCATGCCTTATTTGCATTAGCTATATTAGATtgccaatttatttatttattttacttttcctAGTTATAAGATACATTGATCCAAAGAAACAAGTATTTCCATAGCTCACCAAACAGTAGGAGCTCAAACCACCAGAATAGGATTGATCCAAGCTCCGATCTGCCAAAAACTGTTTGAGTACCAAAGCAAGAGGCATGGCTGCAGGAAAATGCTCAGTCAGCTCCTTAACCTGCAATTTTCGAATTCGACATAAAACACTCTTGAACTTGGAGCACAAATGCCAAATCAAACCCAGAAGTATAAGTGCAAACTCATGTAGCACCTCTGCCATACATATTTTTCAGATGAATTTATTCTCATCAGGGCATAAATGACAAAACCGCATGGTCAAATTTCATGTATATTAATGTAGTTAACATAATGAAGTCAAAGGCAATATATTCACATACAGAGAAAGATAATAAAAAGTACCAGTTCTGTCGTCTGGAGTCCTGTATGTGACGGAGATTTAAAACTTATGTCAAGACGAACTGATATTGAATCTTTCTTAGTATCATTGTTCATCTGTGAGCATTTTGGCAAGGCAGATTCTTCTAAAACAACCACATCAGGATGTACATTAGAACCTTGTTCCAGAGACAGGTGAGAAGGTTCTTCTTTTGGTGATTGTACATTGGATGAAGACGAGGCAATGAGATCACAGGGAACTTCTACCACAAGCATAATAATAGGTATCTAAGAGTAACAAGGAACATTGGTGAGAAGATGAAGCAAATACTAAAGACTAAActgataataaaataaatataaaaattaggCATTACAGCTGTATTTTCCACAGTCTTGAGAGAATCATTTTTCACCCAGTCCTGATTTGCTAGATACCTGGCTGCATGCTGAAGGAAAACATTacagtttttaaatttaaaaaccaaTAAAAGCAAAAGAGAAACACAAACAGGCCACATATATAGAGACCACTTGATCCATTTGACGAAAACATGAGTCCAGTTTATAAAATAGATCACCATTCTTGCAAATATATGCTGTAAAACATAAGAAAATTTAGTGCAAAACATCACCCAGCTAGTTAGAAGGTGTATTATTATACTGTTCATCCTACTAAGAAATAAGAACCCAAACAGTTATAGCACACATATCTGCAACCAATATCAGTTTCAAATTGCTGTACCAGTTATCACTACCACAGCCACAATATTTGTTCTTTTACAAATTCACAATAGCCATGCACAACTCTGCCAATGTACCAAGATACC
This genomic interval from Humulus lupulus chromosome 8, drHumLupu1.1, whole genome shotgun sequence contains the following:
- the LOC133797616 gene encoding uncharacterized protein LOC133797616, producing the protein MWSQQVLPTRTPSLFSLYNPQNAPIYQQVLKVQKEGRVRAVLTEEIWPNAVRRKKEPDWRGGFSLGVDLGMARTGVALSKGFSVRPLTVLKLRGDKLELQLLEIAQKQEVDEFIIGLPKSGDGKETPQSNKVRSVAGRLAVRAAYRGWRVYLLDEHGTTQEAVDRMINMGLTESARQNNSDAYAAMMVLERYFSMSGEGTELVLPKNVDLQERLRRGPPKDIDYFPEEY